One stretch of Phocoena phocoena chromosome 10, mPhoPho1.1, whole genome shotgun sequence DNA includes these proteins:
- the MYLIP gene encoding E3 ubiquitin-protein ligase MYLIP: MLCYVTRPDAVLMEVEVEAKANGEDCLNQVCRRLGIIEVDYFGLQFTGSKGESLWLNLRNRISQQMDGLAPYRLKLRVKFFVEPHLILQEQTRHIFFLHIKEALLAGHLQCSPEQAVELSALLAQTKFGDYNQNTAKYSYEELCAKELSSATLNSIVAKHKELEGTSQASAEYQVLQIVSAMENYGTEWHSVRDSEGQKLLIGVGPEGISICKDDFSPINRIAYPVMQMATQSGKNVYLTITKGSGNSIVLLFKMISTRAASGLYRAITETHAFYRCDTVTSAVMMQYSRDLKGHLASLFLNENINLGKKYVFDIKRTSKEAYDHARRALYNAGVLDLVPRSDPSPPNSPLKSSESSMSCSSCEGLGCQQTRALQEKLRKLKEAMLCVLCCEGEINSAFCPCGHTVCCEGCATQLQSCPVCRSRVDHVQHVYLPTHTSLLNLTVI; this comes from the exons ATGCTGTGCTATGTGACGAGGCCGGACGCGGTGctgatggaggtggaggtggaggcgaAAGCCAACGGCGAGGACTGCCTCAACCAG gtGTGCAGGCGATTGGGAATTATAGAAGTTGATTATTTTGGACTGCAGTTTACGGGTAGCAAAGGTGAAAGTTTATGGCTAAATCTGAGAAATCGGATCTCCCAGCAGATGGATGGGCTAGCCCCTTACCGGCTTAAACTGAGAGTCAAGTTCTTCGTGGAGCCTCATCTCATCTTACAGGAGCAGACTAG GCATATCTTTTTCTTGCATATCAAGGAGGCCCTCCTGGCAGGCCACCTCCAGTGTTCACCAGAGCAAGCAGTGGAACTCAGTGCCCTCCTGGCCCAGACCAAGTTTGGCGACTATAACCAGAACACAGCCAAGTACAGCTATGAAGAGCTGTGTGCCAAGGAGCTCTCCAGTGCCACCTTGAACAG CATTGTGGCAAAGCATAAGGAGTTGGAGGGGACCAGCCAGGCTTCGGCTGAATACCAGGTTTTGCAGATTGTGTCTGCAATGGAAAACTACGGCACAGAATGGCACTCTGTGAGGGACAGCGAAGGGCAGAAACTCCTCATTGGGGTTGGACCTGAAGGAATCTCAATTTGTAAAGATGACTTCAGCCCAATTAATAG GATCGCTTACCCTGTCATGCAGATGGCTACCCAGTCAGGGAAGAACGTGTACCTCACCATCACCAAGGGGTCTGGGAACAGCATCGTGCTCTTGTTCAAGATGATCAGCACCCGGGCGGCCAGCGGGCTCTACCGAGCCATCACCGAGACGCATGCTTTTTACAG GTGCGACACGGTGACCAGTGCCGTCATGATGCAGTACAGCCGAGACCTGAAGGGCCATTTGGCTTCTCTGTTTCTGAACGAAAACATCAACCTGGGCAAGAAGTACGTCTTCGATATTAAAAGAACCTCCAAGGAGGCGTATGACCACGCCAGGAGGGCTCTGTACAACGCGGGTGTGCTGGATCTCGTGCCGAGAAGCGACCCCAGCCCTCCAAACTCTCCCCTGAAGTCCTCGGAGAGCAGCATGAGCTGCAGCAGCTGCGAGGGCCTTGGCTGCCAGCAGACCCGGGCCCTCCAGGAGAAGCTGCGCAAGCTCAAGGAGGCCATGCTGTGCGTGCTGTGCTGCGAGGGTGAGATCAACTCAGCCTTCTGCCCCTGCGGCCACACTGTGTGCTGCGAGGGCTGCGCCACCCAGCTCCAG TCCTGTCCTGTCTGCAGGTCACGGGTGGACCACGTCCAGCACGTCTACCTGCCGACCCACACCAGTCTTCTCAACCTGACTGTGATCTGA